One [Clostridium] saccharolyticum WM1 DNA segment encodes these proteins:
- a CDS encoding GGDEF domain-containing protein: MTGNSGRRFEERNTVYEHEFFRFSETEQMYRNISLFKDTVLFEYYYKDGRLYLSPNASGQIDFRTFGRILAKHRDNAPKDGEIRSFEICLGKRGEPYHWCSCRLTAQWEDETGSPLKLIGKLQDITGLKAREEQLLLQSIKDGLTGLYNKTAFEYRVEKKIKDGGWGWLCMIDIDNFKEINDCFGHLAGDRILMQVGGILCDIYPEPDLVGRVGGDEFVVFTEEGNVRERAENLLDKIEDIIPEEQGHLSISIGIVPTTGKRGENYQKLFSRADRAMYQAKQAGKNRIALFNEE, translated from the coding sequence ATGACAGGAAATTCAGGAAGGCGGTTCGAGGAACGGAATACAGTATACGAGCATGAGTTCTTCCGTTTTAGTGAGACGGAGCAAATGTACAGAAACATAAGTCTTTTTAAAGATACGGTTTTATTTGAGTATTATTATAAAGATGGGAGGCTATATCTGTCACCAAATGCCAGTGGACAGATCGATTTTAGGACTTTTGGCCGGATTCTTGCAAAGCATAGGGACAATGCGCCCAAAGACGGAGAGATCCGATCCTTTGAAATCTGTCTTGGAAAAAGAGGTGAACCATACCACTGGTGCAGTTGCAGGCTAACGGCTCAATGGGAGGATGAGACAGGAAGTCCCCTTAAACTTATTGGAAAACTTCAGGATATTACCGGGCTGAAGGCCAGGGAGGAGCAGCTTTTGCTTCAATCTATAAAGGATGGCCTCACCGGTTTATATAACAAAACAGCCTTTGAATACCGGGTAGAAAAAAAAATAAAGGACGGCGGCTGGGGCTGGCTTTGCATGATTGATATTGATAATTTTAAAGAAATCAATGACTGTTTCGGCCATCTGGCCGGGGACCGGATCCTGATGCAGGTAGGCGGAATACTTTGCGATATTTATCCGGAACCGGATCTGGTGGGAAGGGTAGGCGGCGATGAGTTTGTTGTTTTCACGGAAGAGGGGAACGTCCGGGAAAGGGCGGAGAATTTGCTGGATAAGATTGAAGATATCATACCGGAAGAACAGGGGCATCTTTCTATCAGCATTGGAATCGTTCCCACAACCGGTAAACGTGGGGAGAATTATCAAAAGCTATTTTCCAGGGCGGATCGGGCCATGTATCAGGCAAAACAGGCTGGAAAGAACAGGATTGCACTTTTTAATGAGGAGTGA
- a CDS encoding helix-turn-helix transcriptional regulator, translated as MLDEQFVRNRITELRLKKDISEYQMSLDLGKNKSYIQGISSGRSMPSMKQFFEICDYLEITPIEFFNTEKKEQPLLREAAALMKDLTKEDLEAVFPILLRLKASADNQKQAEP; from the coding sequence ATGTTGGATGAACAGTTTGTCAGGAATCGGATCACGGAGCTTCGGCTGAAAAAAGATATCTCCGAATATCAAATGAGCCTGGATCTTGGAAAAAACAAGAGCTATATCCAGGGAATTTCTTCAGGACGTTCCATGCCATCTATGAAACAATTTTTTGAAATCTGCGATTATCTTGAAATTACTCCCATAGAATTTTTTAATACGGAAAAAAAAGAACAGCCTCTTCTAAGGGAGGCCGCTGCGCTAATGAAAGACTTAACCAAAGAAGATTTGGAAGCGGTTTTCCCCATATTGCTGCGGCTCAAAGCAAGTGCGGACAATCAAAAACAGGCAGAACCGTAA